In Deferribacter desulfuricans SSM1, the following are encoded in one genomic region:
- a CDS encoding formyltransferase family protein — MKLALFLDNFIGYRLLEILSNSGLKDLRVFTYHPNTKRTNQVYDFSKFARDFSITYLDGNKYSFVKNKIKNIDVALCIDWTKDFFINENTSFKILYAHPSLLPYYRGYGAISEQFFRGVVKSGLTIYEPIDKVDAGPILFQDVIKIEFDDYPVDFIEKYIEKVEIFIDNLLNNKVNFNNSIPQNDELGFYLVRKRKKDAIIDFNKSAYAVYNHIRAYSYPFFGAFAISKNEKVTIWKAHIEKWDGDYGYPGTVIKKTKNGIEVACGSGTIIVSKIELNSKLYNFEEIPLEENTILNHL, encoded by the coding sequence GTGAAACTTGCTCTGTTTTTAGATAATTTCATAGGCTACAGGCTATTAGAGATTTTAAGCAATAGTGGATTAAAAGATTTAAGAGTTTTTACATATCATCCAAATACTAAAAGAACAAATCAAGTCTATGATTTTTCAAAATTTGCTAGAGATTTTAGTATAACATATTTAGATGGAAACAAATATTCATTTGTAAAAAATAAAATAAAAAACATTGATGTGGCTTTATGTATTGATTGGACAAAAGATTTTTTCATCAATGAAAATACAAGCTTTAAGATTTTATATGCACACCCTTCCCTTTTGCCCTATTATAGAGGGTATGGTGCAATATCTGAGCAATTTTTTAGAGGTGTTGTAAAAAGCGGTTTAACAATTTATGAGCCAATAGATAAAGTTGATGCTGGGCCTATTCTATTTCAAGATGTTATAAAGATAGAATTTGATGATTATCCAGTTGATTTTATTGAAAAATATATAGAAAAGGTTGAAATTTTTATTGATAACTTATTGAATAACAAAGTAAATTTCAATAATTCAATACCTCAAAATGATGAGTTAGGCTTTTATCTTGTTAGAAAGAGAAAAAAAGATGCAATTATAGATTTTAATAAATCGGCTTATGCAGTCTATAATCATATTAGAGCATATTCCTACCCATTTTTCGGAGCATTTGCTATAAGCAAAAATGAAAAAGTAACAATATGGAAAGCTCATATTGAAAAATGGGATGGGGATTATGGCTATCCAGGAACAGTTATAAAAAAAACTAAAAACGGTATTGAAGTAGCATGTGGCAGTGGAACAATAATTGTTTCAAAAATAGAGTTAAACAGTAAATTATATAATTTTGAAGAAATCCCTCTAGAAGAAAATACCATATTAAACCATCTTTAA
- a CDS encoding ABC transporter substrate-binding protein encodes MLRIILSVFLTVFISITAFAEIKIGALLAISGPASHIGKPAEVILKELVKQHNQTHKEKIRLIIYDTKSQPKMAIQYAKKLIKKNRVDVIIGPNTTGSALAIIPVVQKAKVVTMTLVGGTSVVEPVKKYVFKSPQKTSTAIKKIKDYLLNNKITKIGVIADSGGFGQDGIKSLKKLSNGLEIVGIEKFNKSDANMTSQLSKLLNKKPQAILAWTVGSAGAKIAKNLRHLNQNILLIQSHGLADYYYIKLAGTSAEGSILPATKFIVADQLPDSDPQKLLLIEFNQKFGKLIKDSSVHAVYAYDAFMLIMKGFEISKAKNIPLVDALEQIKNFISVTGVYNLSKQDHCGLDEDSMVIIKVENGKFKLVER; translated from the coding sequence ATGTTAAGGATAATTTTATCAGTTTTTCTGACAGTTTTTATCAGTATTACTGCTTTTGCCGAAATAAAAATCGGTGCTTTACTGGCAATCTCTGGCCCAGCATCACACATAGGCAAACCAGCAGAAGTCATTTTGAAAGAATTAGTAAAACAGCATAATCAAACTCATAAAGAAAAAATAAGGTTAATCATATATGATACCAAAAGTCAGCCAAAAATGGCTATTCAATATGCAAAAAAGCTTATTAAGAAAAATAGAGTTGATGTAATCATTGGACCAAATACAACAGGCAGTGCCTTAGCAATAATACCTGTAGTTCAAAAAGCAAAAGTTGTAACTATGACATTGGTAGGCGGCACATCGGTTGTAGAACCAGTAAAAAAATATGTGTTTAAATCGCCACAAAAAACCTCTACTGCGATAAAAAAAATAAAGGATTATCTCTTAAATAACAAAATAACAAAAATTGGTGTAATAGCTGATTCTGGCGGTTTTGGTCAAGATGGCATAAAATCGTTAAAAAAACTGTCAAACGGACTAGAAATAGTGGGTATTGAAAAATTTAATAAATCTGATGCAAATATGACATCTCAATTGTCAAAACTTTTAAATAAAAAACCACAGGCAATTCTTGCATGGACTGTTGGCTCAGCTGGAGCAAAAATAGCAAAAAATTTGAGGCATTTAAATCAAAATATTTTATTAATACAGTCTCACGGACTCGCAGATTATTATTATATCAAACTTGCTGGAACTTCTGCTGAGGGCTCCATTTTGCCAGCAACAAAATTTATAGTTGCAGATCAACTACCAGATAGCGATCCTCAAAAACTATTATTAATTGAATTTAATCAAAAGTTTGGCAAACTTATTAAAGATTCTTCAGTGCATGCGGTATATGCCTACGATGCTTTTATGTTAATTATGAAAGGCTTTGAAATCTCAAAAGCTAAAAATATACCATTGGTAGATGCTCTAGAGCAAATAAAAAACTTTATAAGTGTAACAGGCGTTTATAATTTATCCAAACAAGATCATTGTGGACTTGATGAAGATTCTATGGTAATAATAAAAGTGGAGAATGGGAAATTTAAATTAGTAGAGAGGTAA
- a CDS encoding YhdH/YhfP family quinone oxidoreductase: protein MERFNALVIYEKDDGTFERKIEERQISDLPDNDVLIRVYYSSLNYKDALSATGNKGVTRNYPHTPGIDAAGVVVKSKTNDFKEGDEVIVIGYDLGMNTPGGFGEYISVPANWVVKKPESLTLKQAMIYGTAGFTAAMSVDKLQKFGLKDGGKVLVTGATGGVGSIAIAILAKEGYQVIAATGKIDQTEFLKSLGASEIVNRNDIIDEKKALLRETWDGVVDTVGGSILASAIKALKYGCSATTCGLAQSPKLDITVFPFILRGVNLLGIDSVECDIEFKKYIWNKIANDWNIDFHDDFYEEVSLEQLNEKIDLILQGKIKGRVVLKHSAP, encoded by the coding sequence ATGGAAAGATTTAACGCTTTAGTAATTTATGAAAAAGATGATGGCACATTTGAAAGAAAAATAGAAGAAAGACAGATATCAGATTTGCCTGACAATGATGTATTGATTAGAGTATATTACTCTTCATTAAACTACAAAGATGCATTATCAGCCACAGGAAACAAAGGTGTGACAAGAAATTACCCTCATACTCCAGGTATTGATGCTGCTGGAGTTGTTGTAAAATCAAAAACAAACGATTTTAAAGAGGGGGATGAAGTAATTGTTATTGGCTATGATTTAGGGATGAACACTCCAGGTGGTTTTGGTGAATATATCTCTGTGCCAGCTAACTGGGTTGTTAAAAAACCAGAAAGTCTAACACTTAAGCAGGCAATGATTTATGGCACAGCTGGTTTTACAGCTGCAATGTCTGTTGATAAATTACAAAAATTTGGTCTTAAAGATGGTGGCAAAGTGTTAGTTACTGGAGCTACAGGTGGTGTGGGTTCTATAGCTATAGCAATACTTGCAAAAGAGGGTTATCAGGTGATAGCTGCAACAGGAAAAATAGACCAAACAGAGTTTTTAAAGTCCCTTGGTGCAAGTGAGATTGTAAATAGAAATGATATTATCGATGAAAAAAAAGCTCTTTTAAGAGAAACATGGGATGGTGTGGTTGATACTGTTGGTGGCTCTATTTTGGCTTCAGCTATAAAAGCTTTAAAATATGGCTGTTCAGCTACAACATGTGGCCTTGCTCAATCCCCAAAGCTTGATATTACAGTTTTCCCATTTATACTCCGTGGAGTAAACCTTTTAGGGATTGACTCTGTCGAATGCGATATCGAGTTTAAAAAATATATATGGAATAAGATAGCTAACGATTGGAATATAGATTTTCATGATGATTTTTATGAAGAGGTAAGTTTAGAGCAATTAAACGAAAAAATTGACCTTATTTTACAAGGTAAAATCAAAGGAAGAGTTGTTTTAAAACATAGTGCACCTTAA